AGCGCTATGCGCGGCCAGCAATCTCGTTGCCCCGCCGGATGGTCTATGAGGGAACCGCGTTCACCCGCTACGGCATACTGTTCGGCCAGGTACAGGAAAAGCGGCATCGCCGGTCGACCTGGTTCCTGGTGCTGAGTGTGGGCGTTTTCTCCTCGCCCAGCCAACTTCACGGCTATGCGACCGGCTGCGAGCCCGAGGGGCTTGATGGAATATTGAGCTTTCCCGTGGTTCTTTTGCACCTTGGAGAGAGGCCGAGCCTCCGCAGCGCCCTTGCGGACTGCGGATACTTCACGGCCGATGAGATCAGTCTGTCGCCGCATCTCGACAACGCACTTCGTTCCAGGAACTAAGAGCCGTTCTCCAACTCAGGGGAAGCGATGCCGCGTCCATGTGTTGGCGGGTCAGTTCTCATTGGCAATCAACACGTTAGGCTACGTCAGGTCTGTGAATTGCTTTCACTTCTTGAAAGTCATCAAGACCAAACTTGCCGCCCTCGCGGCCATTTCCGGACTGCTTGTAGCCGCCAAATGGACTTCCGTAGCGATGCGGCGCCCCGTTGATATGCACCATGCCGGCCCGCAGACGCGAAGCAACTCTTTCCGCTCTCTTCGGATCGCCGGTTTGCACATAGGCGGCAAGGCCGTAAGCCGTGTCATTCGCCATCGTGATGGCATCTTCTTCGCCGTCAAAAGGGATAATCGCAAGAACCGGCCCGAAAACCTCTTCCCGTGCGATGCGCATCCCGTTCTCGACGTCGACGAAGATTGTTGGTTTTACGAAGTAGCCAGTTTCGAAGCCTTCCGGTTTGCCTGGGCCGCCGACGATGAGGTTCGCACCTTCATCGATTGCCGCATTGATCAAGGTTTGCACACGGTCGAACTGAATGGCGCTCACCAGAGGTCCAATGTGGGTCCCTTCCTTCATGGGATCTCCAACTTCGGCAGCCAGGGCGGCTCGACCCGCTATCTCGATTGACCTTTGATAGACGGAGCGCTGCACGAGAAGGCGCGTTGGCGCATCGCAGGATTGGCCTGAGTTGTTGAAGCAGTCAGCGACGCTGGCGGAAATGCGCTCTTCGAGATCCGCATCTTCGAAAACGATGTTTGGAGACTTGCCACCAAGCTCCAGGGTCACCCTTTTGACAGTGTCCGCAGCATCTTTGCTGACTGCGATCCCTGCTCTCGTTGAGCCGGTGAAGGACATCATGTCGACGTCC
This region of Mesorhizobium sp. M2A.F.Ca.ET.046.03.2.1 genomic DNA includes:
- a CDS encoding aldehyde dehydrogenase family protein, producing MLDKRKFYIGGEWVSSIAAMNLEVLNPATEKPIAVISMGSREDVDKAVEAARNAFASYSRTTLEERLRLLERFLAIYKRRYDEMAETITLELGAPITMSREQQADVGVGHLQGFIDALRDLKVREELPNGDVVLREPIGVCGLITPWNWPINQIALKVVPALATGCTCILKPSELTPLNAMLYAEMIDEAGFPAGVFNLVNGGADCGAALSKHKDVDMMSFTGSTRAGIAVSKDAADTVKRVTLELGGKSPNIVFEDADLEERISASVADCFNNSGQSCDAPTRLLVQRSVYQRSIEIAGRAALAAEVGDPMKEGTHIGPLVSAIQFDRVQTLINAAIDEGANLIVGGPGKPEGFETGYFVKPTIFVDVENGMRIAREEVFGPVLAIIPFDGEEDAITMANDTAYGLAAYVQTGDPKRAERVASRLRAGMVHINGAPHRYGSPFGGYKQSGNGREGGKFGLDDFQEVKAIHRPDVA